A window of Pedococcus aerophilus contains these coding sequences:
- a CDS encoding polysaccharide pyruvyl transferase family protein: MARIGLVGFFGWGNYGDELFLHNWQRTIGVHHDVDVVHDVLAAPYFSRPATEIVKEFDALVIGGGDLVIPNKISPLYWNRAWLAKPIYISGVGVPTWIKQQAPDVMERLQNFFQHPNVRHIGARDVESAEWIRRYLTPKVPVVVHADLAFNLTLPPAATFDKPTVAFNLRTHRAGSDPTALVNVCQTMHDRGYDVVNLVLGTGKTRAGDLEVAQAFPFKDQIILESESIDELSSYLGGLDLLISNKFHGTVVATMYGVSSVVLSATTKSRNLYTRLDRRPLLSSNEDPDMLAKVELARMPVSRAAVRELELDANDAVRTLVRKIDADFPRGAVRFGA; the protein is encoded by the coding sequence ATGGCACGCATCGGTCTCGTGGGTTTCTTCGGATGGGGGAACTACGGTGACGAGCTGTTCCTGCACAACTGGCAGCGCACGATCGGGGTGCACCACGACGTCGACGTCGTGCACGACGTCCTGGCCGCGCCGTACTTCAGCCGCCCGGCCACCGAGATCGTCAAGGAGTTCGACGCCCTCGTCATCGGCGGTGGCGACCTGGTGATCCCCAACAAGATCTCGCCGCTGTACTGGAACCGCGCCTGGCTCGCGAAGCCCATCTACATCAGTGGGGTCGGGGTGCCGACCTGGATCAAGCAGCAGGCGCCCGACGTGATGGAGCGGCTGCAGAACTTCTTCCAGCACCCCAACGTGCGACACATCGGCGCCCGCGACGTCGAGAGCGCCGAGTGGATCCGCCGGTACCTCACGCCGAAGGTGCCGGTCGTCGTGCACGCCGACCTCGCCTTCAACCTCACGCTGCCGCCGGCCGCGACGTTCGACAAGCCCACGGTCGCCTTCAACCTGCGCACCCACCGGGCCGGGTCCGACCCGACTGCCCTGGTGAACGTCTGCCAGACGATGCACGACCGCGGGTATGACGTCGTCAACCTCGTCCTCGGCACCGGCAAGACCAGGGCCGGCGATCTGGAGGTGGCCCAGGCCTTCCCCTTCAAGGACCAGATCATCCTGGAGTCCGAGAGCATCGACGAGCTCAGCTCCTACCTCGGTGGCCTCGACCTGTTGATCTCCAACAAGTTCCACGGGACCGTCGTGGCGACGATGTATGGCGTGTCCTCCGTCGTCCTCTCGGCCACCACCAAGAGCCGCAACCTCTACACCCGCCTGGACCGCCGTCCGCTGCTGTCCAGCAACGAGGACCCGGACATGCTGGCGAAGGTCGAGCTGGCCAGGATGCCGGTCTCGCGCGCGGCGGTGCGTGAGCTCGAGCTCGACGCCAACGACGCGGTGCGCACCCTCGTGCGCAAGATCGACGCCGACTTCCCGCGCGGCGCAGTCAGGTTCGGCGCATGA